One segment of Myotis daubentonii chromosome 11, mMyoDau2.1, whole genome shotgun sequence DNA contains the following:
- the LOC132212586 gene encoding isoaspartyl peptidase/L-asparaginase-like isoform X2, which produces MNPVVVVHGGAGGRVSQDREERVRQGVARAAAAGYRVLTEGGSALDAVESAVAALEDDPEFDAGCGSVLNVNGEVEMDASIMSGKDLSSGAVSAVRRIANPVRLARLVMEKTPHCLLTGLGAAEFAAAMGVPAVPEEQLVTERRRKHLEREKQKEAQNPDQQKDLGTVGAVALDAKGDVAYATSTGGIVNKMVGRVGDTPCVGSGGYADNAIGAVSTTGHGESILKVNLARLALFHVERGKTLDEAAAAALGYMKSKLQGLGGVILLNTAGDWAAQWTSESMAWAAAKDSKLHVGVNLGDTRVTDLP; this is translated from the exons ATGAACCCCGTGGTCGTGGTCCACGGGGGCGCGGGCGGCCGGGTCTCCCAGGACCGCGAGGAGCGGGTGCGCCAGGGCGTGGCCCGAGCCGCCGCCGCGGGGTACCGCGTCCTGACGGAGGGGGGCAGCGCGCTGGACGCCGTGGAGAGCGCGGTGGCCGCCCTGGAGGACGATCCCGAGTTCGACGCCG GTTGTGGGTCCGTCTTGAACGTCAATGGGGAGGTGGAGATGGACGCCAGCATCATGAGTGGCAAAGACCTGTCCTCGGGCGCCGTGTCCGCCGTCCGCCGCATCGCCAACCCCGTTCGGCTCGCGCGGCTCGTCATGGAGAAG ACGCCTCACTGCCTCCTGACCGGCCTGGGCGCTGCAGAATTTGCCGCCGCCATGGGGGTCCCGGCGGTTCCTGAGGAGCAGCTGGTAACGGAGAGGAGAAGGAAACAccttgagagagagaagcagaaggaGGCTCAGAATCCAGACCAACAGAA AGACTTGGGCACCGTGGGCGCCGTGGCCTTGGACGCCAAAGGAGACGTGGCTTACGCCACCTCGACCGGGGGCATCGTGAACAAAATGGTCGGCCGAGTCGGGGACACGCCCTGTGTAG GATCCGGGGGCTACGCCGACAACGCCATTGGAGCTGTTTCCACCACGGGGCACGGGGAGAGCATCCTGAAGGTGAACCTGGCCAGGCTCGCGCTCTTCCACGTGGAGCGGG GAAAGACATTGgacgaggcggcggcggcggcgctgggTTACATGAAGTCCAAGCTCCAAGGCCTGGGTGGTGTCATCTTGCTCAACACAGCGGGAGACTGGGCGGCCCAGTGGACCTCGGAGTCCATGGCCTGGGCGGCCGCCAAGGACAGCAAGCTGCACGTCGGCGTCAACCTTGGCGACACCAGGGTCACTGACctgccctga
- the LOC132212586 gene encoding isoaspartyl peptidase/L-asparaginase-like isoform X1, with product MFQGGPGLGVRLPSHVQGGSRSCSPGERRRPGSGDMNPVVVVHGGAGGRVSQDREERVRQGVARAAAAGYRVLTEGGSALDAVESAVAALEDDPEFDAGCGSVLNVNGEVEMDASIMSGKDLSSGAVSAVRRIANPVRLARLVMEKTPHCLLTGLGAAEFAAAMGVPAVPEEQLVTERRRKHLEREKQKEAQNPDQQKDLGTVGAVALDAKGDVAYATSTGGIVNKMVGRVGDTPCVGSGGYADNAIGAVSTTGHGESILKVNLARLALFHVERGKTLDEAAAAALGYMKSKLQGLGGVILLNTAGDWAAQWTSESMAWAAAKDSKLHVGVNLGDTRVTDLP from the exons ATGTTCCAGGGGGGCCCGGGTTTGGGGGTTCGCCTCCCTTCTCACGTGCAGGGCGGCTCCCGGTCCTGCAGCCCCGGCGAGCGGCGGCGTCCGG GGTCCGGGGACATGAACCCCGTGGTCGTGGTCCACGGGGGCGCGGGCGGCCGGGTCTCCCAGGACCGCGAGGAGCGGGTGCGCCAGGGCGTGGCCCGAGCCGCCGCCGCGGGGTACCGCGTCCTGACGGAGGGGGGCAGCGCGCTGGACGCCGTGGAGAGCGCGGTGGCCGCCCTGGAGGACGATCCCGAGTTCGACGCCG GTTGTGGGTCCGTCTTGAACGTCAATGGGGAGGTGGAGATGGACGCCAGCATCATGAGTGGCAAAGACCTGTCCTCGGGCGCCGTGTCCGCCGTCCGCCGCATCGCCAACCCCGTTCGGCTCGCGCGGCTCGTCATGGAGAAG ACGCCTCACTGCCTCCTGACCGGCCTGGGCGCTGCAGAATTTGCCGCCGCCATGGGGGTCCCGGCGGTTCCTGAGGAGCAGCTGGTAACGGAGAGGAGAAGGAAACAccttgagagagagaagcagaaggaGGCTCAGAATCCAGACCAACAGAA AGACTTGGGCACCGTGGGCGCCGTGGCCTTGGACGCCAAAGGAGACGTGGCTTACGCCACCTCGACCGGGGGCATCGTGAACAAAATGGTCGGCCGAGTCGGGGACACGCCCTGTGTAG GATCCGGGGGCTACGCCGACAACGCCATTGGAGCTGTTTCCACCACGGGGCACGGGGAGAGCATCCTGAAGGTGAACCTGGCCAGGCTCGCGCTCTTCCACGTGGAGCGGG GAAAGACATTGgacgaggcggcggcggcggcgctgggTTACATGAAGTCCAAGCTCCAAGGCCTGGGTGGTGTCATCTTGCTCAACACAGCGGGAGACTGGGCGGCCCAGTGGACCTCGGAGTCCATGGCCTGGGCGGCCGCCAAGGACAGCAAGCTGCACGTCGGCGTCAACCTTGGCGACACCAGGGTCACTGACctgccctga